The following are encoded in a window of Castanea sativa cultivar Marrone di Chiusa Pesio chromosome 9, ASM4071231v1 genomic DNA:
- the LOC142610206 gene encoding phosphatidylinositol 4-phosphate 5-kinase 9 isoform X2 has protein sequence MSGPVAIVDNVEGALSCAERTKSLDAIIDKDYKPILPNDEVGHSSETAGFRVGELLLANGESYSGSLLGDVPEGLGKYVWLDGCVYEGEWRRGMKHGKGKQLWPSGAVYEGEFSGGYMHGTGTYIGSDNLTYKGRWRLNVKHGLGYQNYPNGDIFEGSWIQGSPEGPGKYTWANGNVYVGNMKGGKMSGKGTLTWITGDSFEGSWLNGTMHGFGAYTWSDGGCYVGTWTQGLKDGKGSFYPKGSRLPAVQEFYLNALRKRGLLPDLRKQNPAHIHHAASVDMGNVKVGGNQRSRRASSDQKLSKGSLLNLEQSRNRNVSLERRWSLEVSIEKVIGHDSSLGLTDFVQEGSEKDDEVNIPILEREYMQGVLISELVLNNGFASSSRRANSFVPSSKRAKRLQKKLAKEVKKPGEAIIKGHRSYDLMLSLQLGIRYTVGKITPIQRREVRTSDFGPRASFWMNFPKEGSQLTPSHQSEDFKWKDYCPMVFRNLRELFKIDAADYMMSICGNDALRELSSPGKSGSVFFLSQDDRFMIKTLRKSEVKVLLRMLPDYHYHVRKYENTLITKFFGLHRIIPSSGQKFRFVVMGNMFCTELRIHRRYDLKGSSLGRSADKVEIDENTILKDLDLNYQYYLEPSWREALLNQIEIDSKFLEAQHIMDYSLLLGVHYRAPQHLRSLMFYQGITADGLAMLAEEDPLENEISNYPQSLVLVPRGTDDNSVVVGPHIRGSRLRASAAGDEEVDLLLPGTARLQIQLGVNMPARAELIPGKEETQMFHEAYDVVLYLGIIDILQDYNVSKKIEHAYKSLQFDSLSISAVDPTFYSQRFLEFIQKVFPPNSIS, from the exons ATGTCTGGCCCTGTGGCCATTGTTGATAACGTGGAAGGAGCACTTTCTTGTGCAGAGAGAACAAAATCTCTTGATGCCATTATAGATAAAGATTACAAGCCCATATTACCTAATGATGAAGTTGGACATAGTTCTGAAACTGCGGGCTTTAGAGTTGGTGAGCTCTTACTTGCCAATGGGGAATCATATTCTGGGTCATTGCTCGGGGACGTCCCTGAGGGTTTGGGGAAGTATGTGTGGTTGGATGGTTGTGTATATGAGGGTGAGTGGAGACGGGGGATGAAACATGGGAAAGGAAAACAACTATGGCCTTCTGGGGCAGTTTATGAGGGTGAGTTTTCAGGTGGTTATATGCATGGTACAGGGACATATATAGGATCAGATAATTTGACATATAAGGGACGATGGCGGTTGAATGTCAAACATGGATTGGGATATCAAAATTATCCTAATGGAGACATCTTTGAAGGTTCATGGATTCAGGGTTCACCAGAAGGGCCAGGTAAGTACACCTGGGCTAATGGAAATGTTTATGTAGGGAATATGAAAGGTGGGAAAATGTCAGGGAAAGGAACCCTTACTTGGATTACTGGAGACTCATTTGAAGGAAGCTGGTTAAATGGCACGATGCATGGATTTGGAGCATATACATGGAGTGATGGAGGCTGCTACGTGGGAACTTGGACACAGGGTTTGAAGGATGGAAAAGGATCATTTTATCCAAAAGGTAGCAGACTCCCTGCTGTACAAGAATTTTACCTCAATGCTTTGAGGAAAAGAGGGCTATTGCCTGATTTGAGAAAGCAGAACCCTGCACATATTCATCATGCTGCTTCTGTGGATATGGGAAATGTCAAGGTTGGTGGGAACCAGAGATCTCGCCGTGCTTCATCTGATCAAAAGCTCTCCAAGGGAAGCCTGTTAAATTTAGAGCAGTCTCGCAACAGAAATGTTTCCCTGGAAAGGCGTTGGAGTCTAGAGGTATCTATTGAGAAAGTGATTGGACATGATTCATCACTAGGGTTAACGGACTTTGTGCAAGAAGGTAGTGAAAAGGATGATGAGGTCAACATTCCAATCCTGGAACGAGAATACATGCAAGGGGTATTAATCAGTGAACTTGTATTGAATAATGGTTTTGCATCATCATCAAGAAGAGCAAATAGTTTTGTACCATCATCCAAAAGAGCAAAACGACTGCAAAAGAAACTCGCAAAAGAGGTTAAGAAGCCCGGTGAAGCAATCATTAAAGGTCATAGGAGTTATGACCTAATGCTCAGTTTACAGCTTGGAATCAG ATATACTGTGGGGAAAATTACTCCCATACAGAGGCGAGAAGTTCGGACATCAGATTTTGGTCCCCGTGCTAGCTTTTGGATGAATTTTCCTAAAGAAGGGTCCCAATTAACACCATCTCATCAATCAGAGGATTTCAAGTGGAAAGATTATTGCCCAATGGTTTTCAG GAATTTAAGGGAATTGTTCAAGATTGATGCTGCTGATTACATGATGTCCATTTGTGGGAATGATGCTCTGAGGGAACTTTCTTCTCCTGGGAAAAGTGGGAGTGTTTTTTTCCTGTCCCAAGATGATCGATTCATGATTAAGACTTTGAGGAAATCTGAAGTAAAG GTTCTTCTAAGAATGCTTCCAGATTATCATTATCATGTGAGGAAGTATGAAAACACacttattacaaaattttttggcCTTCACAGAATCATACCTTCTAGTGGTCAAAAG TTTCGCTTTGTAGTAATGGGAAATATGTTCTGCACAGAGTTGAGGATCCATCGAAGATATGATTTGAAAGGTTCGTCCCTTGGACGTTCAGCAGACAAGGTTGAAATTGACGAGAACACAATACTCAAAGATTTGGATCTAAACTATCAATATTATTTGGAACCCTCTTGGCGAGAGGCTTTATTGAA CCAGATTGAGATTGACAGTAAGTTTTTGGAAGCACAGCACATTATGGATTACAGCCTTTTATTAGGTGTGCATTATCGAGCCCCTCAACACCTGCGCTCTCTTATGTTCTACCAAGGTATAACGGCAGATGGATTGGCAATGCTTGCAGAAGAAG ACCCTCTAGAGAATGAGATCTCCAATTACCCACAAAGCCTTGTTTTGGTCCCCCGTGGAACAGATGATAATAGTGTTGTTGTGGGCCCTCACATCAGGGGTAGCCGATTACGAGCATCAGCTGCTGGTGATGAGGAAGTCGATCTTCTTTTACCTGGTACAGCAAG GCTCCAAATCCAGCTTGGTGTGAACATGCCAGCAAGGGCAGAGCTGATTCCAGGGAAAGAGGAAACCCAAATGTTTCATGAGGCCTATGATGTTGTTCTGTACCTTGGTATCATTGATATTTTGCAAGATTACAACGTGAGTAAGAAGATTGAGCATGCATATAAATCTCTTCAGTTTGATTCCTTGTCCATCTCTGCCGTAGACCCTACATTCTACTCGCAGCGCTTCTTGGAATTCATTCAAAAGGTGTTCCCCCCGAATTCCATAAGTTAA
- the LOC142610206 gene encoding phosphatidylinositol 4-phosphate 5-kinase 9 isoform X1, which translates to MSGPVAIVDNVEGALSCAERTKSLDAIIDKDYKPILPNDEVGHSSETAGFRVGELLLANGESYSGSLLGDVPEGLGKYVWLDGCVYEGEWRRGMKHGKGKQLWPSGAVYEGEFSGGYMHGTGTYIGSDNLTYKGRWRLNVKHGLGYQNYPNGDIFEGSWIQGSPEGPGKYTWANGNVYVGNMKGGKMSGKGTLTWITGDSFEGSWLNGTMHGFGAYTWSDGGCYVGTWTQGLKDGKGSFYPKGSRLPAVQEFYLNALRKRGLLPDLRKQNPAHIHHAASVDMGNVKVGGNQRSRRASSDQKLSKGSLLNLEQSRNRNVSLERRWSLEVSIEKVIGHDSSLGLTDFVQEGSEKDDEVNIPILEREYMQGVLISELVLNNGFASSSRRANSFVPSSKRAKRLQKKLAKEVKKPGEAIIKGHRSYDLMLSLQLGIRYTVGKITPIQRREVRTSDFGPRASFWMNFPKEGSQLTPSHQSEDFKWKDYCPMVFRNLRELFKIDAADYMMSICGNDALRELSSPGKSGSVFFLSQDDRFMIKTLRKSEVKVLLRMLPDYHYHVRKYENTLITKFFGLHRIIPSSGQKVSSTMKQSSVLEFRFVVMGNMFCTELRIHRRYDLKGSSLGRSADKVEIDENTILKDLDLNYQYYLEPSWREALLNQIEIDSKFLEAQHIMDYSLLLGVHYRAPQHLRSLMFYQGITADGLAMLAEEDPLENEISNYPQSLVLVPRGTDDNSVVVGPHIRGSRLRASAAGDEEVDLLLPGTARLQIQLGVNMPARAELIPGKEETQMFHEAYDVVLYLGIIDILQDYNVSKKIEHAYKSLQFDSLSISAVDPTFYSQRFLEFIQKVFPPNSIS; encoded by the exons ATGTCTGGCCCTGTGGCCATTGTTGATAACGTGGAAGGAGCACTTTCTTGTGCAGAGAGAACAAAATCTCTTGATGCCATTATAGATAAAGATTACAAGCCCATATTACCTAATGATGAAGTTGGACATAGTTCTGAAACTGCGGGCTTTAGAGTTGGTGAGCTCTTACTTGCCAATGGGGAATCATATTCTGGGTCATTGCTCGGGGACGTCCCTGAGGGTTTGGGGAAGTATGTGTGGTTGGATGGTTGTGTATATGAGGGTGAGTGGAGACGGGGGATGAAACATGGGAAAGGAAAACAACTATGGCCTTCTGGGGCAGTTTATGAGGGTGAGTTTTCAGGTGGTTATATGCATGGTACAGGGACATATATAGGATCAGATAATTTGACATATAAGGGACGATGGCGGTTGAATGTCAAACATGGATTGGGATATCAAAATTATCCTAATGGAGACATCTTTGAAGGTTCATGGATTCAGGGTTCACCAGAAGGGCCAGGTAAGTACACCTGGGCTAATGGAAATGTTTATGTAGGGAATATGAAAGGTGGGAAAATGTCAGGGAAAGGAACCCTTACTTGGATTACTGGAGACTCATTTGAAGGAAGCTGGTTAAATGGCACGATGCATGGATTTGGAGCATATACATGGAGTGATGGAGGCTGCTACGTGGGAACTTGGACACAGGGTTTGAAGGATGGAAAAGGATCATTTTATCCAAAAGGTAGCAGACTCCCTGCTGTACAAGAATTTTACCTCAATGCTTTGAGGAAAAGAGGGCTATTGCCTGATTTGAGAAAGCAGAACCCTGCACATATTCATCATGCTGCTTCTGTGGATATGGGAAATGTCAAGGTTGGTGGGAACCAGAGATCTCGCCGTGCTTCATCTGATCAAAAGCTCTCCAAGGGAAGCCTGTTAAATTTAGAGCAGTCTCGCAACAGAAATGTTTCCCTGGAAAGGCGTTGGAGTCTAGAGGTATCTATTGAGAAAGTGATTGGACATGATTCATCACTAGGGTTAACGGACTTTGTGCAAGAAGGTAGTGAAAAGGATGATGAGGTCAACATTCCAATCCTGGAACGAGAATACATGCAAGGGGTATTAATCAGTGAACTTGTATTGAATAATGGTTTTGCATCATCATCAAGAAGAGCAAATAGTTTTGTACCATCATCCAAAAGAGCAAAACGACTGCAAAAGAAACTCGCAAAAGAGGTTAAGAAGCCCGGTGAAGCAATCATTAAAGGTCATAGGAGTTATGACCTAATGCTCAGTTTACAGCTTGGAATCAG ATATACTGTGGGGAAAATTACTCCCATACAGAGGCGAGAAGTTCGGACATCAGATTTTGGTCCCCGTGCTAGCTTTTGGATGAATTTTCCTAAAGAAGGGTCCCAATTAACACCATCTCATCAATCAGAGGATTTCAAGTGGAAAGATTATTGCCCAATGGTTTTCAG GAATTTAAGGGAATTGTTCAAGATTGATGCTGCTGATTACATGATGTCCATTTGTGGGAATGATGCTCTGAGGGAACTTTCTTCTCCTGGGAAAAGTGGGAGTGTTTTTTTCCTGTCCCAAGATGATCGATTCATGATTAAGACTTTGAGGAAATCTGAAGTAAAG GTTCTTCTAAGAATGCTTCCAGATTATCATTATCATGTGAGGAAGTATGAAAACACacttattacaaaattttttggcCTTCACAGAATCATACCTTCTAGTGGTCAAAAGGTAAGCAGCACAATGAAGCAGTCATCTGTTCTAGAG TTTCGCTTTGTAGTAATGGGAAATATGTTCTGCACAGAGTTGAGGATCCATCGAAGATATGATTTGAAAGGTTCGTCCCTTGGACGTTCAGCAGACAAGGTTGAAATTGACGAGAACACAATACTCAAAGATTTGGATCTAAACTATCAATATTATTTGGAACCCTCTTGGCGAGAGGCTTTATTGAA CCAGATTGAGATTGACAGTAAGTTTTTGGAAGCACAGCACATTATGGATTACAGCCTTTTATTAGGTGTGCATTATCGAGCCCCTCAACACCTGCGCTCTCTTATGTTCTACCAAGGTATAACGGCAGATGGATTGGCAATGCTTGCAGAAGAAG ACCCTCTAGAGAATGAGATCTCCAATTACCCACAAAGCCTTGTTTTGGTCCCCCGTGGAACAGATGATAATAGTGTTGTTGTGGGCCCTCACATCAGGGGTAGCCGATTACGAGCATCAGCTGCTGGTGATGAGGAAGTCGATCTTCTTTTACCTGGTACAGCAAG GCTCCAAATCCAGCTTGGTGTGAACATGCCAGCAAGGGCAGAGCTGATTCCAGGGAAAGAGGAAACCCAAATGTTTCATGAGGCCTATGATGTTGTTCTGTACCTTGGTATCATTGATATTTTGCAAGATTACAACGTGAGTAAGAAGATTGAGCATGCATATAAATCTCTTCAGTTTGATTCCTTGTCCATCTCTGCCGTAGACCCTACATTCTACTCGCAGCGCTTCTTGGAATTCATTCAAAAGGTGTTCCCCCCGAATTCCATAAGTTAA